A region from the Falco rusticolus isolate bFalRus1 chromosome 4, bFalRus1.pri, whole genome shotgun sequence genome encodes:
- the AGR2 gene encoding anterior gradient protein 2 homolog, whose protein sequence is MEKSYTSMFLLLIAISSALAKDMGKKETKETATKPKLPQTLSRGWGDQLVWTQTYEEALFRAKHSNKPLMIIHHLEDCPHSQALKKVFAEHKEIQKLAEKFILLNLVYETTDKNLSPDGQYVPRILFVDPSLTVRADITGRYSNRLYAYEPSDISLLYSNMQKALKLLKTEL, encoded by the exons ATGGAGAAGAGTTACACGTCCATGTTCCTGCTGCTCATTGccatctcctctgctctggcaaAGGATATGGGCAAGAAGGAGACAAAGGAGACTGCCACTAAACCGAAACTGCCTCAGACACTCTCCAGAg GCTGGGGAGACCAGCTCGTCTGGACGCAGACGTACGAGGAAGCGCTGTTCCGCGCCAAGCACAG CAACAAGCCGCTGATGATCATCCACCACCTGGAGGACTGCCCGCACAGCCAGG CCCTCAAGAAGGTCTTTGCTGAACATAAAGAGATACAGAAACTGGCTGAAAAATTCATTCTCCTGAACCTGGTG tATGAAACCACAGACAAGAACCTTTCCCCTGACGGCCAGTATGTCCCTCGGATTTTGTTTGTAG ATCCTTCCCTGACTGTGAGAGCAGATATTACTGGAAGATACTCAAACCGTCTCTACGCATACGAGCCCTCTGACATTTCGTTGT
- the AGR3 gene encoding anterior gradient protein 3 has product MLHSTLALSLLLIAVSSNLAMAIKKEKRAPQTLSRGWGDEITWVQTYEEGLYQAKKSNKPLMVIHHLEDCQYCQALKKAFAENEEIQEMAQNNFIMLNLMHETTDKNLSPDGQYVPRIMFVDPSLTVRADITGRYSNRLYTYEPQDIPFLIENMKKALRLIQTEL; this is encoded by the exons atgctCCACTCAACACTGGCCTTGTCCCTCCTGCTAATTGCAGTCTCTTCCAACCTTGCAATGGcaatcaaaaaggaaaaacgAGCACCTCAGACACTGTCAAGAG GGTGGGGAGATGAAATTACCTGGGTACAAACTTATGAAGAAGGGCTCTATCAGgcaaaaaaaag TAACAAGCCACTGATGGTAATTCATCATTTGGAAGACTGTCAATACTGCCAAg CACTGAAGAAAGCTTTTGCAGAAAACGAAGAGATACAGGAAATGGCCCAAAATAACTTCATTATGCTGAACCTCATG CATGAAACCACAGACAAAAACCTGTCACCTGATGGACAATACGTGCCTCGAATCATGTTTGTAG ACCCGTCTCTCACAGTAAGAGCTGATATCACAGGAAGATACTCCAACCGGCTTTACACTTACGAACCACAAGACATCCCATTCT taataGAGAACATGAAGAAAGCACTGCGCCTCATTCAGACAGAACTGTAA